The following are encoded in a window of Falco biarmicus isolate bFalBia1 chromosome 8, bFalBia1.pri, whole genome shotgun sequence genomic DNA:
- the LOC130153654 gene encoding E3 ubiquitin/ISG15 ligase TRIM25-like isoform X7, with protein sequence MAKAKEGYGRGASLEDELSCPICLSLYRDPVLLSCGHSFCKQCIQKALSAQQQSKATYSCPVCQLQLGPILDLQKNFQLCSIVEAFLATTSKEQQDEGSAEEKEVVPCDFCLDWSQPAVKTCLNCDASLCQAHLNKHNAKASQQDHVLVEVGAGGLVEERKCLEHGRLLECYCQDDRQYICMLCSIAGCHKGHNILSLKETHDRQLSELMDIVTWLQECKSALATALEELQETKNQLKTNTETVTSQLQMLFEEMKTEMTQKEKKILSDIQSNEKKQLAYITKVKKKMEQRRHKAAQHLQSLQKMKEQTDVFLFLKEFKLAKDRIRSQNFCVEGTDMVVVQLDQARIDCCRRLMWDFMSHLGSLLEGELTNQIKRNSGASDTGTSSNCKCSKILVIPQDSGLGL encoded by the exons ATGGCAAAAGCCAAGGAAGGATATGGAAGGGGTGCGAGCCTGGAGGATGAACTCAGCTGTCCCATCTGCCTGTCTCTGTACAGGGAcccagtgctgctgagctgtggaCACAGCTTCTGCAAGCAGTGCATCCAGAAGGCGCTCAGTGCCCAGCAGCAATCGAAGGCCACTTACTCCTGCCCTGTATGTCAGCTCCAGCTGGGGCCCATCCTGGATCTGCAGAAGAATTTCCAGCTGTGCAGCATTGTGGAGGCATTTCTGGCCACAACTTCCAAAGAACAACAGGACgagggctctgcagaggagaaggaggtggtTCCCTGTGACTTCTGCCTGGACTGGTCCCAGCCAGCCGTGAAAACCTGCCTGAACTGCGATGCGTCCTTGTGCCAGGCCCATCTGAACAAACACAACGCCAAGGCTTCCCAGCAGGACCATGTCCTGGTGGAGGTGGGCGCAGGCGGTCTGGTGGAGGAGAGGAAGTGCCTGGAGCATGGCAGGCTGCTGGAGTGCTACTGCCAGGATGACAGGCAGTACATCTGCATGCTCTGCTCTATCGCGGGATGCCACAAGGGCCACAACATCCTCAGCCTGAAGGAGACACATGACAGACAGCTG AGTGAACTCATGGACATTGTGACATGGCTGCAGGAATGTAAAAGCGCTTTAGCTACTGCCCTAGAAGAGCTTCAGGAAACCAAGAATCAGCTCAAG ACTAATACAGAAACAGTGACTTCTCAGCTGCAAATGCTGTTTGAAGAGATGAAGACAGAGATGActcagaaagagaagaagatCCTGAGTGACATTCAATCcaatgagaaaaaacagctggCATATATTACcaaagtgaagaagaaaatggaacagAGGAGACATAAGGCTGCACAGCATCTTCAGTCTTTGCAGAAGATGAAAGAGCAAACggatgttttcctctttctcaaa GAATTTAAACTGGCCAAGGACAG GATTCGGAGTCAGAATTTCTGCGTTGAAGGGACAGACATGGTGGTGGTGCAGCTGGATCAGGCCAGGATCGATTGCTGCCGACGCCTGATGTGGGACTTCATGAGTCACCTGGGCTCACTGCTGGAAG GTGAACTCACCAACCAAATTAAGCGGAACAG TGGGGCTTCAGACACTGGTACCTCTTCAAATTGTAAGTGTTCAAAAATACTAGTTATTCCCCAGGACTCTGGCCTGGGGCTGTGA